GCAAGGAGAAGAATCTTCCCATTCAAATACTACGCCCCAGTGTTTTAGGAGGAAACATATGGGAAAAACCGACCTATTTTATTTCAAAATATATGGTTTTTTACTTGTTTGCGAAATTCTTTAAAAGTGCTCCTACGGATCACAGCGTCCGGATTACCACTACCGAAACTACAGGATTAAATATTATCCCTACGGATTATGCTGCTCAAGTAATTGCCAAAGTAATTTCGAGAGATATTGAACAATTAAATATTGTGCATCGTAAAGAAACAAATATGATGAAGGGTATTGCTCAAATTCTAAACACGGTAGGCTTTACTAATTTTAGTTTCACCACGGATGAAATCAATGCCACAACAGGGTACAAGTCCGAATTAGAGGCTTATTATTATGAAACTATTGGCGTGCATTTACACCCTTATATGACATCTAAACCCAATGAATGGGATACCGAACTTTTAGAAAGTATTTTACCCATTCCGGAGTACACCCTAGAAGAGTATTTGGCAGAAACAGTGGCTTTTGCCGTAAAACATAATTTTAGAAATCAGAAGTGGTAATGGGGCTGTTAGGTTTTAGTTGAGGAACATTCTTTACCTAGTAGCTGTATTCTTTTCCTTATCAAGCCTTGTACTTTTTATAGGCTGGGCTCCCTATTTCACTTCTTACACCCACTACCTAATGGCCATAAGTACGAAAACCCTTCATTATCATTAGTGATAAGAAGGGTTTTATATTGTCGTAAGAAATGAACTCTTAAGCTTCGAAAGGCTCAATAGATACGAAAGATTTTCCTCCCGATTTCTTCTGGAATTTTACCATACCATCTACACGTGCGTGTAAGGTATGATCTTTACCAGCGTATACGTTATCTCCTGGATTGTGTCTAGTTCCACGTTGTCTAACAATAATGTTACCAGCGATAGCGGCTTGACCACCAAAAATCTTAACACCTAAACGTTTTGATTCTGATTCTCTACCGTTTTTAGAACTACCTACACCTTTTTTGTGTGCCATTTTGTTATGGTTTTAAGTT
The sequence above is drawn from the Cellulophaga sp. Hel_I_12 genome and encodes:
- the rpmA gene encoding 50S ribosomal protein L27; translation: MAHKKGVGSSKNGRESESKRLGVKIFGGQAAIAGNIIVRQRGTRHNPGDNVYAGKDHTLHARVDGMVKFQKKSGGKSFVSIEPFEA
- a CDS encoding SDR family oxidoreductase; its protein translation is MNILLTGATGTLGSRVLYALFEERFNTITTIYLPVRKKTTVHPEKRIQNVLLSEFAPQFIKDNSAAIFNKIIVIDADNFLNPASFLGNTTKIDFFIHAAGFVNLSTLPSAKTEIFKENLQFTKDIFFAFHKHISKFIYISTAFASGNVGGRIENDFSTLKAAEYRNHYEASKHASELFLIKACKEKNLPIQILRPSVLGGNIWEKPTYFISKYMVFYLFAKFFKSAPTDHSVRITTTETTGLNIIPTDYAAQVIAKVISRDIEQLNIVHRKETNMMKGIAQILNTVGFTNFSFTTDEINATTGYKSELEAYYYETIGVHLHPYMTSKPNEWDTELLESILPIPEYTLEEYLAETVAFAVKHNFRNQKW